One genomic window of Manihot esculenta cultivar AM560-2 chromosome 16, M.esculenta_v8, whole genome shotgun sequence includes the following:
- the LOC110603239 gene encoding uncharacterized protein LOC110603239, which yields MSQLATSLSKLESQEELSSRTIVNSRKNVSAVTLRSKKELLENPCEVSHGHDKSAELETESIVPKSDSKSTPTPASTELDTCIIKPSFPERLAKSKKEKEENEILERFHKVEKLVGYQKICVDENISVVFQRKLSTKCKDQSIFAIPIKIGNVGVRKAMCDLGASINIMSLSVFQSLNTGPLKETGVVIQLADYSIVYPKGVLEDVLVQVDNFIFPADFYVVPMEDNKSSNSSGILLGKLFLSTAKTKINVYDDILTMELDGEVIEFNIYDNAKYPSNISNVCRVDVSKPLVQQVLKLEYGNELNTKLCENFEKSS from the exons ATGAGCCAACTAGCTACGTCCTTAAGCAAATTGGAGTCTCAAGAGGAATTATCTTCCCGAACAATAGTCAACTCAAGGAAGAATGTAAGTGCTGTTACATTGAGAAGTAAAAAAGAGTTGCTGGAAAATCCTTGTGAGGTAAGTCATGGGCACGATAAAAGTGCAGAGTTGGAGACTGAAAGTATAGTACCTAAATCAGATAGTAAATCAACTCCAACACCTGCATCTACTGAACTTGATACTTGTATAATTAAACCTTCTTTTCCAGAAAGGCTAGCCAaatcaaagaaagagaaagaagagaatGAGATCCTTGAGAGATTTCACAAAGTAGAG AAGCTGGTAGGTTATCAAAAGatttgtgtggatgaaaatATTTCTGTTGTGTTTCAAAGAAAGCTTTCTACTAAATGTAAAGACCAAAGTATTTTTGCTATTCCTATtaaaattggcaatgttggTGTGAGAAAagcaatgtgtgatttaggtgCATCAATAAATATCATGTCATTATCAGTTTTTCAATCTTTGAATACTGGTCCACTAAAAGAAACTGGTGTAGTGATTCAATTGGCTGACTACTCTATTGTTTATCCTAAAGGTGTGTTAGAGGATGTTTTAGTGCAAgtagataattttatatttcctgctgatttttacgTGGTTCCTATGGAAGATAATAAATCCTCGAATTCTTCTGGTATTTTGTTAGGGAAACTCTTTTTATCTACTGCTAAAACGAAAATAAATGTTTATGATGACATACTCACCATGGAGCTTGATGGGGAAGTcattgaatttaatatttatgataatgCGAAATACCCCAGTAATATTTCTAATGTGTGTAGAGTAGATGTCAGTAAACCTCTAGTTCAGCAAGTGCTTAAATTGGAATATGGAAATGAGTTGAATACTAAACTttgtgaaaattttgaaaaatccagttga